Genomic DNA from Haloplanus aerogenes:
GCGATCCGGCGACAGCGGGATCGGCTCTCGAAGCTGGAGGAGCGGATCAAGAAACGTCGACGGGAACTACAGCGAAAAGCGCAGGTCATCTCGTTGGCACCCGAAGTCGAGAACATCTGTCTCACGATCCCAATCTAAAAGATCGAGCGAGTATTTGCGTCGTTATCGACTGTTCCGCTCGCGGTATCGTCTCACCGACACCCCCTCCACTCGTGTGGCGCGGTGTCGACGTAGACCGTCACACCTCCCACCACCAGCGATGGAGGCGCGGTGCACCCGTCGGACCAGTAAACAGCGTGTCGTCGACAGGGCCCGCGCTCTCCCGAATCGCTGGCGGCCCAGATTGGGCTGATTCACGTGGGACTATACGAGATTCGTGAGTAGTCCCGGGCGGATTCGAACCGCGGTCGTTCCGCGTTGCTCCACTCCCTGCTTCGAATCCGCGAGGACTATCCGCTCCTCACGTTCGTTCGTCGCAGGATAGTCCCGGGCGGATTCGAACCGCCGTCCTGGGCTCCAAAGGCCCAGATGATTGGCCGCTACACCACGGGACTTCACTCCCGTTTCGGCGGCCGTCCCGTATAAATCCAGCCGTCTTAATCGGCCGGCTTCTCGCACTCCACTTCGAGTTCCCGACAGGCGTCGGTTTCGGCGTCGAAGCAGTCCGGGCAGTTCGGATTCCGGTTGATGATCGTGTCGAGGCGTTCGGCCACCGTGTCGTCGATGACGGCTTCCAGTTCCCGCGCCTCGCCCCGGAAGTCCTCCACGTCGAGGACGTTCGCGAGGAAGCGCTCGATGATGCAGTACGTCTGGAGCGCATCGCGGGCACGGCGGATGCCCTCGTCGGTGAGGCGGACCCCCTTGTACTTCTCGTGGTCCGCGAGGTCGCGGGCCTCGAGTTTGCCGATCATCTCGTTGGCGCTCGCCGGGCTCACGTCGAGCATGTCCGCGAGCGCGCCAGTCGACGCCGGGCCGTCCTCCATCTCCTGAATCAGATAAATCGCTTTGAGGTACTGGTCTGCCGTGTTCATTCCCGTGTCTCCATAACCTTCGTCACTTCTTCGACGCCCTCGGCTTCCTCCTCGCGGATCGACCGCAACTCGTCGAGCAGTCGCTCACGGTCGATCGAGAACCGCGCGTCGCTGGCCTCGATGGCCGACACGAGGTCGTCGTAGAACTTGTACGCCGTCTCCTCGTTGCAGAGCTGATCGTAGAGCACGCCGTCGAAGTCCTCGGGTTTCGTCTTCGCGTACTGCGCTTCGACGAGCGTCTCGATGTCCTCGAACGGGATCGACTCCGCGTCGAGGTCGGCGATCAGCGCCTCCAGTCGCTCCCGGTGGGTGGCCGACTCCTCCGCGGCGTCGGCCAACAGTGCTTCGATCTCCGGATCGAGGTCACTGGCATCGAGCGACTGGTAGTGATGGTGGGCCCGCGCCTCGACGACCTCCTCCAGCACGATACCGATCTGGAGGAGTCGCGCGAGCTGGTGGTCGGAGCCGACCCGATGGCTGACGCTCATGGTGACGGGCACCTCCGGTCGATGCGTGTGGCCGGGACGAGCATACGCGTAATCGGGGTGAGGGGAACTTAAGGCGTTCCCTCGGCGGGTTACTCCCGCAACCGGGCCGAAATCCGCGCTTCGAGATCCTCGCGCAGTTCGTCGACCTCGATCTCTTCGAGGACGGGCACGAAGAAGCCCTCCACGAGCATGTTCCGGGCGTCCTGCTCGGGGATCGTCCGCGAGGTGAGGTAGAACAGATCCTCGCGGTCGACCTGGCCGACCGTCGCGGAGTGGGAGGCCTCGGTGTCGTGGTTGTTGATGATGAGCTTCGGCGAGGCGTCGGCCTCGCTGTCGTCGCTCAGCATGAGCGTGTTCTCGCGCTGGTAGGAACTGGTGTCCCACGCCTCGCGACCCACGTCCTGCACGCCCTCGTAGACGGAGCGTGCCGTGTCGTCGAGGACGCCACGAGTGACGAGGTCGGCCGTCGTGTGCTCGGCTTGGTGCCAGACCCGCGCGTTCACGTCGAAGTGCTGGTCGTTGTGGCCGAAGAAGGCGCCGACGATCTGCGTCTCGGAGCTGTCGCCGTTGAGCTCCGTCTCGATGTCAGAGCGGGTGAGCCGCGAACCGATGTTGCCCTCGATCCAGTTGACCGTCGAGTAAACACTGGCGTCACCGCGCTTCATCGTCACGTTGTACGTGTCCTCGTCCAGCGTCTGGAGCGCGCCGTACTGGACGTAGCTGTCCTCGCCGGCGTCGACTTCGACGAGGTTGCTGTAGTAGCGCTCGCCCTCGACCTCGGTCTCACCCGAGTCGATCCGTTCGAGGATCGTCACCGACGACGAGTCCTCGGTGACGACGAGCGTGTGACTGAACAGGGAGCGGGAGTTCATCTCGGTCCGGATCTTCACGTCCTCGGCGTCGACGCCCTCGGGGACGTAGATGAACGTGCCCGTCGTGAACAGCGCCACCGACAGGGCGGTGAGGTAGTTCATCTCGGGATCGATGACGGAGCCGAATTTGGCCTCCATCAGTTTGGGGTGCTCGTCCACCGCTTCGGTGAACGAGAGCATCTCGACGCCCTCGTCCGTGACGCGCTCGGTCACGTCTTCCTGATTCAGCGGATCGGCCAGCTCGTCGAAATCGAGCTGGTCGAGGTTCGTCCACCGGCGCCCCGGCGTCTGGATGACGTCGGGCATCGCCAGATCGTCCATCGCCTTGAGTGCCTTGAGCCGCGTCTCGCGGAGCCAGTCCGGCTCGTCGCGGCGGTTGGCGATCTCGTGGACGGTCGCTTCCGAAATGTCGGCTGGTACCTGCGTGCTCATGATTATCCGAGACTCCCCTCCATCTCGAGTTCGACGAGACGGTTGAGTTCGACCGCGTACTCGATGGGCAGTTCCTCCGTGATCGGCTCGATGAAGCCGGAGACGATCATCTGCTTGGCGTCGTCGTCGTCGAGGCCACGGCTCTGGAGGTAGAACACGTCCTCGTCGCCGATTTTACCCACCGTTGCCTCGTGAGCCACGTCGACCGTCGACTCGTTGATCTCCATGTACGGCATCGTGTCCGACGTGGACTCGTTGTCGAACATCAGCGCGTCACACTCGACAGAGGTCGAGGAGTTGGCCGCGCCGTCAGCGATGTGGACGAGGCCGCGGTAGTTGGTGCGGCCGCCGTCTTTCGAGATACTCTTGGACTCGATGGTCGACTTCGTGTTCGGGGCGTTGTGGTAGACCTTCGCCCCGGTGTCGATGTTCTGCCCCTCGCCCGCGAAGGCGATGGTGATGTGGTTGTCGGAGGCGCCGCGACCCTTGAGGATCGAGGCCGGGTAGAGCATCGTCGCCTTCGATCCCATGGAGCCGGAAATCCACTCCATGCGCCCGTCGGCCTCGACGAGCGCCCGCTTCGTGTTCAGGTTGTAGGTGTTTTTCGACCAGTTCTGCACGGTGGAGTACTGGACGTGGGCACCTTCGCCGACGAACACCTCGACGCCGCCGGAGTGGAGGTTGAACGCGGAGTATTTGGGCGCACTGCAGCCCTCGATGTAGTGGACTTCGGAGTTCTCCTCGGCGATGATGAGCGTGTGCTCGAACTGGCCCATCCCCTCGGAGTTCATGCGGAAGTACGCCTGCACGGGCATCTCGACGACGGTGTCCTCGGGGACGTAGACGAAGGACCCGCCGGACCAGATGGCGCCGTGGAGCGCCGCGAACTTGTTGTCGCTCGGCGGCACGCACTTCGTCATGAAGTGCTCGCGGACCAGGTCCTCGTGTTCCCGGACCGCCTCGTCCATGTTACAGAAGATGACGCCTTTCTCCTCCCACTGCTCCTGCATGTTCTGGTAGACGACTTCGGACTCGTACTGGGCGCCGACGCCCGAGAGGGCGTTCTTCTCGGCTTCCGGAATCCCCAGTTTGTCGAAGGTGTCCTTGATGTCGTCGGGCAGGTCCGTCCAGTCGTCGACGCTCTCCCGTGTCTCCACGTCGGGTCGGATGTACGGGATGATTTCGTTGACGTCGACCTCGGAGAGGTCGGGCTGGCCGGGCCAGTCCGTCGGCATCGGCATCTTCTGGAACTGTTCGAGCGCGCGGAGGCGTCGCTTCAGCATCCACTCGGGTTCGCCCTTGTCTTCCGAGATGACGCGAATCGTCTCCTCGGTGAGGCCCTTCTCGGCCTGGAAGGAGGACCGTTCCTCCTTCTTGAACTCGAAGCGGGCTTCGGTGTCGGTCTCTTTGAGGTGATCTTGATCTGAGCTCATGAGTTGGTGTTGTGGCTGCAGCCGTATTACGCTGTCTCGTAGACCTGCTCGCGGACCCAGTCGTAGCCCTCGTCCTCGAGCTTCTTCGCCAGGTCGGCACCGCCGCTCTGTGCGATTTCGCCGTCGATCATGACGTGAACGTGGTCCGGCTCGACGTAGTCGAGGATGCGCTGGTAGTGTGTGATCTGGAGGACGCCCGTACCCTGCTCGTCGCGGAGGGCGTTGATCCCCTCGGAGACGTCTTGCAGGCGGTCGATGTCCAGCCCGGAGTCGATCTCGTCG
This window encodes:
- a CDS encoding metal-dependent transcriptional regulator, which encodes MNTADQYLKAIYLIQEMEDGPASTGALADMLDVSPASANEMIGKLEARDLADHEKYKGVRLTDEGIRRARDALQTYCIIERFLANVLDVEDFRGEARELEAVIDDTVAERLDTIINRNPNCPDCFDAETDACRELEVECEKPAD
- a CDS encoding ferritin-like domain-containing protein — translated: MSVSHRVGSDHQLARLLQIGIVLEEVVEARAHHHYQSLDASDLDPEIEALLADAAEESATHRERLEALIADLDAESIPFEDIETLVEAQYAKTKPEDFDGVLYDQLCNEETAYKFYDDLVSAIEASDARFSIDRERLLDELRSIREEEAEGVEEVTKVMETRE
- the sufD gene encoding Fe-S cluster assembly protein SufD; translated protein: MSTQVPADISEATVHEIANRRDEPDWLRETRLKALKAMDDLAMPDVIQTPGRRWTNLDQLDFDELADPLNQEDVTERVTDEGVEMLSFTEAVDEHPKLMEAKFGSVIDPEMNYLTALSVALFTTGTFIYVPEGVDAEDVKIRTEMNSRSLFSHTLVVTEDSSSVTILERIDSGETEVEGERYYSNLVEVDAGEDSYVQYGALQTLDEDTYNVTMKRGDASVYSTVNWIEGNIGSRLTRSDIETELNGDSSETQIVGAFFGHNDQHFDVNARVWHQAEHTTADLVTRGVLDDTARSVYEGVQDVGREAWDTSSYQRENTLMLSDDSEADASPKLIINNHDTEASHSATVGQVDREDLFYLTSRTIPEQDARNMLVEGFFVPVLEEIEVDELREDLEARISARLRE
- the sufB gene encoding Fe-S cluster assembly protein SufB, producing the protein MSSDQDHLKETDTEARFEFKKEERSSFQAEKGLTEETIRVISEDKGEPEWMLKRRLRALEQFQKMPMPTDWPGQPDLSEVDVNEIIPYIRPDVETRESVDDWTDLPDDIKDTFDKLGIPEAEKNALSGVGAQYESEVVYQNMQEQWEEKGVIFCNMDEAVREHEDLVREHFMTKCVPPSDNKFAALHGAIWSGGSFVYVPEDTVVEMPVQAYFRMNSEGMGQFEHTLIIAEENSEVHYIEGCSAPKYSAFNLHSGGVEVFVGEGAHVQYSTVQNWSKNTYNLNTKRALVEADGRMEWISGSMGSKATMLYPASILKGRGASDNHITIAFAGEGQNIDTGAKVYHNAPNTKSTIESKSISKDGGRTNYRGLVHIADGAANSSTSVECDALMFDNESTSDTMPYMEINESTVDVAHEATVGKIGDEDVFYLQSRGLDDDDAKQMIVSGFIEPITEELPIEYAVELNRLVELEMEGSLG